The Catenuloplanes niger genome includes a window with the following:
- the add gene encoding adenosine deaminase → MLFDLHRHLEGTLRVATTRELAERDGHPLAAVDDLDDLLVARGPLGGLVPFLAKVDAAPAAFARLDDWQRAGRECVEDAAAEGLDYLEVRFSPWFIRQETGLAPEGVIDAVADGVRAASAATGVRTALIGILLRDLGPDAGLAQVDTLLSRRDLFCAADLAGNEAGVPAAEFAPAFARARDAGLHVTVHAGEGAGPESVRAAVRHLGAERIGHGVRSVEDPALLDHLTARGITLEVALTSNLHTSVAPSYAAHPIRALLAAGVPVALCTDDPRASGTTLPAEYEAARAQAGLTEDELTRIADQARRAAFAR, encoded by the coding sequence ATGCTTTTTGATCTTCATCGTCACCTCGAGGGGACGCTGCGCGTCGCCACCACCCGCGAGCTCGCGGAACGCGACGGGCACCCGCTCGCGGCCGTCGATGATCTCGACGACCTGTTGGTCGCGCGCGGCCCGCTCGGCGGCCTGGTCCCGTTCCTGGCCAAGGTGGACGCGGCACCGGCCGCGTTCGCCCGGCTCGACGACTGGCAGCGGGCCGGCCGCGAGTGCGTCGAGGACGCGGCGGCCGAAGGACTGGACTACCTGGAGGTCCGGTTCTCGCCCTGGTTCATCCGGCAGGAGACCGGGCTGGCTCCGGAGGGCGTGATCGACGCGGTCGCGGACGGCGTGCGCGCCGCGTCCGCCGCGACCGGCGTGCGGACCGCGCTGATCGGCATCCTGCTGCGCGACCTCGGTCCGGACGCGGGCCTGGCCCAGGTCGACACGCTGCTGTCCCGGCGTGACCTGTTCTGCGCGGCCGACCTGGCCGGCAACGAGGCCGGCGTGCCGGCCGCGGAGTTCGCGCCCGCGTTCGCCCGGGCCCGGGACGCCGGCCTGCACGTCACCGTGCACGCCGGCGAGGGCGCCGGTCCGGAGAGCGTCCGGGCGGCGGTCCGGCACCTGGGCGCGGAGCGGATCGGGCACGGCGTGCGCTCCGTGGAGGACCCGGCGCTGCTGGACCACCTGACGGCGCGCGGGATCACGCTGGAGGTGGCGCTGACCAGCAATCTGCACACCAGCGTGGCGCCGAGCTACGCGGCGCACCCGATCCGGGCGCTGCTGGCCGCGGGCGTGCCGGTCGCGCTGTGCACGGACGACCCGCGTGCGTCCGGCACGACACTGCCCGCCGAGTACGAGGCGGCCCGCGCGCAGGCCGGTCTCACCGAGGACGAGCTGACCCGGATCGCGGACCAGGCCCGCCGGGCGGCATTCGCCCGCTGA
- a CDS encoding antibiotic biosynthesis monooxygenase family protein: MLVINRFVVAEDAADHFAERGRAALAALAARPGYTGGRLTRALDDPAHWSLVTEWESVGSYRRALSDFDVKIAAVPLMAESIDEPSAFEELATADPGGEVRVAGSDRAAHPHR; encoded by the coding sequence GTGCTAGTCATCAACCGCTTCGTCGTTGCCGAGGACGCGGCCGACCACTTCGCGGAGCGGGGGCGCGCGGCGCTCGCGGCGCTGGCCGCGCGGCCGGGCTACACGGGCGGGCGGCTCACCCGCGCGCTCGACGACCCGGCGCACTGGAGCCTGGTCACCGAGTGGGAGTCGGTCGGGTCCTACCGGCGGGCGCTGAGCGACTTCGACGTCAAGATCGCCGCGGTGCCGCTGATGGCCGAGTCGATCGACGAGCCGTCCGCGTTCGAGGAGCTGGCGACCGCGGATCCGGGCGGCGAGGTGCGAGTGGCCGGCAGCGATCGGGCCGCGCACCCGCATCGGTAG
- a CDS encoding SAM-dependent methyltransferase: MDTSAPQTARIWNYLLGGTDNFAVDRAVGDEILANLPQLAENARLSRAYLARVTRWLTAEAGVRQFLDIGTGLPTAENTHTVAQSVAPDARIVYVDHDPLVLAQARGLLDSTPEGATVYVHADLRDPGTILAEAAKTLDLTRPVALFLMGVLGHVESDDEAKHLIDTYMAALPSGSWFAMYDGSDTSPENTEVVRIWNLSANPKYHLRTPERFAALFEGLELAEPGVVPVTRWRPEIDAPAIDQYGAVGRKP; this comes from the coding sequence GTGGACACGTCGGCACCCCAGACGGCCAGGATCTGGAACTATCTGCTCGGCGGCACGGACAACTTCGCGGTCGATCGTGCGGTCGGTGACGAGATTCTGGCGAACCTGCCGCAGCTGGCGGAGAACGCGCGGCTGTCCCGCGCCTACCTGGCCCGGGTCACGCGCTGGCTCACCGCGGAGGCGGGGGTCCGGCAGTTCCTGGACATCGGCACCGGGTTGCCCACGGCGGAGAACACGCACACGGTCGCGCAGTCGGTCGCGCCGGACGCGCGGATCGTCTACGTCGATCATGACCCGCTGGTGCTGGCGCAGGCTCGGGGCCTGCTGGACAGCACGCCCGAGGGCGCCACGGTGTACGTGCACGCCGACCTGCGCGACCCGGGGACGATCCTGGCCGAGGCCGCGAAGACGCTGGACCTGACGCGGCCGGTGGCGCTGTTCCTGATGGGCGTTCTCGGGCACGTGGAGAGCGACGACGAGGCGAAGCACCTGATCGACACGTACATGGCGGCGCTGCCGTCGGGGAGCTGGTTCGCGATGTACGACGGCAGCGACACCAGCCCGGAGAACACCGAGGTGGTCCGGATCTGGAACCTCTCGGCGAACCCGAAGTACCACCTGCGCACGCCGGAGCGGTTCGCCGCGCTCTTCGAGGGTCTGGAGCTGGCCGAGCCGGGCGTCGTCCCGGTCACCCGGTGGCGGCCGGAGATCGACGCACCCGCGATCGACCAGTACGGCGCGGTCGGGCGTAAGCCGTAG
- a CDS encoding WXG100 family type VII secretion target — MDNPLVATPDLQKAPWAGIWIAEDVELIYQGVTEGSWIDGGLGIVSFGLDALAFVSDPIGNLLQYGVAWLIEHVQPLSDTLDWLAGDPAVISAQAQTWRNVAVSMQDQADALIRAMDRDLETWAGMAATAYRGHMDGRSRSLATLGRCAETMAAMTEFAGILVGSVREMIRDAIATLVSRLITYAAELVATLGFAAPLVIEQVATTCAAWAARIARWLKSLVRSLDSLLDAARRLSGHADDLGDLSRRTGDDPSGGRPSPDGDPHTGPEPETGSGPDGDGADGHGGDPGDAHTGEPGDLDGSDGNGDDGHPATGDPGFDPAEHGGPLGEDFAPGVRDPLNRFQDKERDLADRLEQEGERVDARLRDESVEGLKMPDAMVRNGPDDPGTVTEFKTPDRLSVKSITRSVLEGAKQVAITAGATS; from the coding sequence GTGGACAACCCGCTCGTCGCAACTCCGGATCTGCAGAAAGCGCCGTGGGCCGGCATCTGGATCGCCGAGGATGTCGAACTCATATATCAGGGCGTCACCGAGGGAAGCTGGATCGACGGCGGGCTGGGAATCGTCAGCTTCGGCCTGGACGCTCTGGCCTTCGTCTCGGATCCCATCGGCAATCTTCTGCAGTACGGGGTCGCTTGGCTGATCGAACATGTGCAGCCGCTGTCGGACACGCTGGATTGGCTCGCCGGCGATCCGGCCGTCATCTCGGCCCAGGCGCAGACGTGGCGCAACGTCGCCGTCAGCATGCAGGATCAGGCCGACGCGCTGATCCGAGCCATGGATCGTGACCTGGAGACCTGGGCGGGCATGGCTGCGACCGCGTACCGCGGCCACATGGACGGCCGGTCGCGGTCGCTGGCGACGCTGGGGCGATGCGCGGAGACCATGGCCGCGATGACCGAATTCGCGGGCATCCTCGTCGGCAGTGTCCGCGAGATGATCCGCGATGCGATCGCCACTCTGGTATCAAGGCTGATCACATACGCGGCCGAGTTGGTGGCGACGCTCGGCTTCGCGGCGCCGCTGGTGATCGAGCAGGTGGCCACGACGTGTGCGGCCTGGGCCGCGCGCATCGCCCGTTGGCTGAAGTCACTGGTCCGTAGCCTCGACTCGCTCCTGGACGCCGCGCGGCGTCTGTCGGGGCACGCTGACGATCTCGGCGATCTGAGCCGCCGGACGGGTGATGACCCGAGCGGCGGGCGACCGTCGCCCGACGGTGATCCGCACACCGGGCCGGAGCCGGAAACCGGTTCTGGCCCGGACGGCGACGGAGCGGACGGCCATGGTGGTGATCCCGGTGATGCACATACCGGCGAGCCCGGTGATCTGGACGGCAGCGACGGGAACGGCGACGACGGACATCCCGCCACGGGCGATCCCGGCTTCGATCCGGCCGAGCACGGAGGGCCGCTCGGCGAAGACTTCGCTCCGGGCGTGCGCGATCCGCTCAACCGTTTCCAGGACAAGGAGCGGGATCTCGCCGATCGACTGGAGCAGGAAGGTGAACGGGTCGACGCGCGACTTCGGGACGAGAGTGTCGAGGGTCTGAAGATGCCGGACGCCATGGTCCGGAACGGACCGGACGATCCGGGAACGGTGACCGAATTCAAGACACCGGACCGGCTCAGCGTCAAGTCGATCACGCGAAGCGTTCTGGAGGGTGCCAAGCAGGTCGCGATTACGGCGGGGGCGACGTCGTGA
- a CDS encoding thiamine pyrophosphate-requiring protein, with translation MADKTVSDVLVERLEAWGVSRVFGYPGDGIDPVLGAIRRAGRPEFVQARHEETAAFMASGHAKYTGEPGVCLSTQGPGAVHLLNGLYDAKLDSKPVVAIVGQQMSTVLGSAYQQEIDLVRLFGDVCAQFVQAAYTPEQVPMLIDKAFRTALATRSPTCVVLPHDVQSAPAPDPAEQSHGVLVTSPGLRPARLIPHEADIAEAARLLSEGERVAILIGQGAAGAAAEVTELAERLGAGVAASLLGKPVLDEALPFHTGVMGHLGTTASAELMRAADTLLLVGTNDPWTEFYPKPGQARAVQIDVDGRRLGVRYPVEVPLLGDAAETLRALLAALPERPAKPFQDQVRAWVRRWHAIAEERADAPAEPINPQRVVRALNGRLPANAQVSVDVGSVVYWYARHLRLPVGVPAHLSSTLASMGSALPYGLAAKLARPDRPVIALAGDGAMQMNGLAELITVASRWRDWADPRFVVCVLNNRDLAEVSWEQRETEGEPRFPDSQHIPDVPYSGWAGLLGLHGIRVGHPDALDAAWDEALAADRPVVLDVLTDPAVPLLPPLQDDETVAPMFAALEAEGGDIARRAAEYLRRERATER, from the coding sequence ATGGCTGACAAGACCGTCTCCGATGTCCTGGTCGAACGCCTGGAAGCGTGGGGGGTGAGCCGGGTCTTCGGGTACCCCGGGGACGGGATCGACCCCGTGCTGGGTGCGATCCGGCGCGCGGGACGGCCGGAGTTCGTGCAGGCGCGGCACGAGGAGACCGCGGCGTTCATGGCGTCCGGGCACGCGAAGTACACCGGGGAGCCGGGCGTCTGCCTGTCCACCCAGGGGCCGGGCGCGGTGCACCTGCTCAACGGGCTCTACGACGCGAAGCTGGACAGCAAGCCGGTGGTGGCGATCGTCGGGCAGCAGATGTCGACCGTGCTCGGCAGCGCGTACCAGCAGGAAATTGATCTCGTGCGGTTGTTCGGCGACGTCTGCGCGCAGTTCGTCCAGGCCGCGTACACGCCGGAGCAGGTCCCGATGCTGATCGACAAGGCGTTCCGGACCGCGCTCGCCACCCGCAGCCCCACCTGCGTGGTGCTGCCGCACGACGTGCAGTCCGCGCCCGCGCCCGACCCGGCGGAGCAGTCGCACGGCGTGCTGGTCACCAGCCCCGGACTGCGCCCGGCCCGCCTCATCCCGCACGAGGCGGACATCGCGGAGGCCGCGAGGCTGCTGTCCGAGGGCGAACGGGTGGCGATCCTGATCGGGCAGGGCGCGGCCGGTGCCGCGGCGGAGGTGACCGAGCTGGCCGAGCGGCTGGGCGCGGGCGTGGCCGCGTCGCTGCTGGGCAAGCCGGTGCTGGACGAGGCGCTGCCGTTCCACACCGGCGTGATGGGGCACCTGGGCACCACCGCGAGCGCGGAGCTGATGCGCGCGGCCGACACGCTGCTGCTGGTCGGCACGAACGACCCGTGGACCGAGTTCTACCCGAAGCCCGGCCAGGCCAGGGCCGTGCAGATCGATGTGGACGGACGCCGGCTGGGCGTGCGCTACCCGGTCGAGGTGCCGCTGCTCGGCGACGCGGCCGAGACGCTGCGCGCGCTGCTCGCCGCGCTACCGGAGCGGCCGGCGAAACCCTTCCAGGACCAGGTGCGGGCGTGGGTACGCCGCTGGCACGCGATCGCCGAGGAACGCGCGGACGCGCCGGCCGAGCCGATCAACCCACAGCGGGTGGTACGCGCGCTGAACGGCCGGCTGCCCGCGAACGCGCAGGTCTCGGTGGACGTCGGCTCGGTCGTCTACTGGTATGCCCGGCACCTGCGCCTGCCCGTCGGCGTGCCCGCGCACCTGTCCAGCACGCTCGCCTCGATGGGCTCCGCGCTGCCGTACGGTCTGGCCGCCAAGCTGGCCCGCCCGGACCGCCCGGTGATCGCGCTGGCCGGCGACGGCGCCATGCAGATGAACGGCCTGGCCGAGCTGATCACGGTGGCGTCCCGGTGGCGGGACTGGGCCGACCCGCGCTTCGTCGTCTGCGTGCTGAACAACCGCGACCTGGCCGAGGTCAGCTGGGAGCAGCGGGAGACCGAGGGCGAGCCGCGCTTCCCGGACTCGCAGCACATCCCGGACGTGCCGTACTCCGGCTGGGCCGGCCTGCTCGGCCTGCACGGCATCCGCGTGGGTCACCCGGACGCGCTGGACGCGGCCTGGGACGAGGCGCTCGCGGCCGACCGCCCGGTCGTGCTCGACGTGCTCACCGACCCGGCCGTGCCGCTGCTGCCGCCGCTGCAGGACGACGAGACCGTCGCGCCGATGTTCGCCGCGCTGGAGGCCGAGGGCGGCGACATCGCCCGCCGCGCCGCCGAGTACCTGCGCCGCGAACGCGCCACCGAGCGCTAG
- a CDS encoding glycine--tRNA ligase, producing the protein MAADRIDSVVSLAKRRGFVFPSSEIYGGTRSAWDYGPLGVELKENVRRQWWKTMVQQRDDVVGLDSAVILAKDVWAASGHLDAFVDPLTECQSCHKRFRADHLEEAFEAKHGRTPTDLSELNCPNCGNKGTFSPPRMFNGLMKTFLGAVESDEGLHYLRPETAQGIFVNFANVMTAARKKPPFGIAQTGKSFRNEITPGNFIFRTREFEQMEMEFFCQPGEDEQWHEYWLQERWNWYLDLGLSESNLRFYEHPKEKLSHYSKRTVDIEYRFMFGGTEFSELEGVANRTDFDLTTHSKHSGVDLSYFDQEKKERWTPYVIEPAAGLTRAVLAFLLEAYDEDQAPNTKGGMDTRTVMRFDPRLAPVKVAVLPLSRNPELSPKAKELSATLRKRWVVEFDDSQAIGRRYRRQDEIGTPFCVTVDFDTLQDNAVTVRNRDTMQQERVSLDRIETYLIERLPGC; encoded by the coding sequence ATGGCCGCCGATCGCATTGACTCCGTTGTCAGCCTCGCCAAGCGCCGGGGCTTCGTCTTCCCGTCCAGCGAGATCTACGGCGGTACGAGGTCGGCCTGGGACTACGGTCCGCTCGGCGTCGAGCTGAAGGAGAACGTCCGCCGCCAGTGGTGGAAGACCATGGTCCAGCAGCGGGACGACGTCGTCGGTCTCGACTCCGCCGTGATCCTGGCCAAGGACGTCTGGGCCGCCTCCGGTCACCTGGACGCGTTCGTCGACCCGCTGACCGAGTGCCAGTCCTGCCACAAGCGCTTCCGGGCCGACCACCTGGAGGAGGCGTTCGAGGCCAAGCACGGCCGCACGCCCACCGACCTGTCGGAGCTCAACTGCCCGAACTGCGGCAACAAGGGCACGTTCAGCCCGCCGCGCATGTTCAACGGCCTGATGAAGACGTTCCTCGGCGCGGTCGAGTCCGACGAGGGCCTGCACTACCTGCGGCCGGAGACCGCGCAGGGCATCTTCGTGAACTTCGCGAACGTGATGACCGCCGCGCGCAAGAAGCCGCCGTTCGGCATCGCGCAGACCGGCAAGTCGTTCCGCAACGAGATCACGCCGGGCAACTTCATCTTCCGGACCCGCGAGTTCGAGCAGATGGAGATGGAGTTCTTCTGCCAGCCGGGCGAGGACGAGCAGTGGCACGAGTACTGGCTGCAGGAGCGCTGGAACTGGTACCTCGACCTCGGCCTGTCCGAGTCGAACCTGCGCTTCTACGAGCACCCCAAGGAGAAGCTCTCCCACTACTCGAAGCGCACGGTCGACATCGAGTACCGCTTCATGTTCGGCGGCACCGAGTTCTCCGAGCTGGAGGGCGTGGCGAACCGGACCGACTTCGACCTGACCACGCACAGCAAGCACTCCGGCGTCGACCTCTCCTACTTCGACCAGGAGAAGAAGGAGCGCTGGACGCCGTACGTGATCGAGCCGGCCGCCGGCCTCACCCGCGCGGTGCTCGCGTTCCTGCTCGAGGCGTACGACGAGGACCAGGCGCCGAACACCAAGGGCGGCATGGACACGCGTACGGTGATGCGCTTCGACCCGCGCCTCGCGCCGGTCAAGGTCGCGGTGCTGCCGCTGTCCCGCAACCCGGAGCTCTCGCCTAAGGCGAAGGAGCTGTCCGCCACGCTGCGTAAGCGCTGGGTTGTCGAGTTCGACGACTCGCAGGCGATCGGCCGTCGCTACCGCCGCCAGGACGAGATCGGCACGCCGTTCTGCGTCACGGTCGACTTCGACACGCTGCAGGACAACGCGGTCACGGTCCGCAATCGCGACACCATGCAGCAGGAGCGGGTGTCCCTCGACCGGATCGAGACCTACCTGATCGAGCGCCTTCCCGGCTGCTGA
- a CDS encoding DUF2786 domain-containing protein: MTTTGTSAADLIKAILGGANGYETGLDELTVLPPADVDPALAAALRQATERLFRSGWQPVELHRLVTRRSGPDAARLVADAAAAQLHRTPDADPRWTAQAAEIGAERWWPADDSYPSELGRRLRADRVTVLDLILSTLTVLRTLPPIEILMPPPGTFVPRRNPEKSDNRVLERVRALLAKAESTDYPAEAETYTAKAQEMITRHSLDEALLTADHAEVVPLARRIAVDAPYESEKAALLHAVARANRCHAVWTPDLGFATVFGFDADIDAVDLLHASLLVQAQRAMSRTEPPGGKAGKSRLKAFRASFLVAFAGRIGERLARAARAALPAGDDLLPVLRSRDLRVQETMARVFPHTERARGARVDSDEGWREGRAAADRATLA; encoded by the coding sequence GTGACGACGACGGGGACCTCGGCCGCGGACCTGATCAAGGCGATCCTGGGCGGCGCGAACGGCTATGAGACGGGCCTGGACGAGCTGACCGTGCTGCCGCCCGCGGACGTCGACCCGGCCCTGGCCGCCGCGCTGCGCCAGGCCACGGAACGGCTGTTCCGCTCCGGCTGGCAGCCGGTCGAGCTGCACCGGCTGGTGACCCGCCGGTCCGGCCCGGACGCCGCCCGGCTGGTCGCGGACGCGGCCGCGGCCCAGCTGCACCGGACGCCGGACGCGGACCCGCGCTGGACCGCGCAGGCCGCCGAGATCGGCGCGGAACGCTGGTGGCCGGCCGACGACTCCTACCCGTCCGAGCTGGGCCGGCGGCTGCGCGCCGACCGGGTGACCGTGCTCGACCTGATCCTGTCCACGCTCACGGTGCTGCGCACGCTGCCACCGATCGAGATCCTGATGCCGCCGCCGGGCACGTTCGTGCCCCGGCGCAATCCCGAGAAGTCGGACAACCGGGTGCTGGAGCGCGTGCGGGCGCTGCTCGCCAAGGCGGAGTCCACCGACTATCCGGCCGAGGCCGAGACGTACACCGCCAAGGCCCAGGAGATGATCACTCGGCACAGCCTGGACGAGGCCCTGCTCACCGCGGACCACGCCGAGGTCGTCCCGCTGGCCCGCCGGATCGCGGTCGACGCGCCCTACGAGAGCGAGAAGGCCGCGCTGCTGCACGCGGTCGCCCGCGCCAACCGCTGCCACGCGGTCTGGACGCCCGACCTCGGCTTCGCCACCGTCTTCGGCTTCGACGCCGACATCGACGCGGTCGACCTGCTGCACGCGTCGCTGCTGGTCCAGGCCCAGCGCGCGATGTCCCGCACCGAGCCGCCCGGTGGCAAGGCCGGCAAGTCCCGGCTGAAGGCGTTCCGCGCGTCGTTCCTGGTCGCGTTCGCCGGCCGGATCGGCGAACGCCTGGCCCGCGCGGCACGCGCCGCGCTCCCGGCCGGCGACGACCTGCTCCCGGTGCTCCGCTCCCGCGACCTGCGGGTGCAGGAGACGATGGCCCGCGTCTTCCCGCACACCGAACGCGCCCGCGGCGCCCGCGTCGACAGCGACGAGGGCTGGCGGGAGGGACGCGCCGCGGCGGACCGGGCCACGCTGGCATAG
- a CDS encoding helix-turn-helix domain-containing protein, producing MQLGSRLRALRIAADVTREAAGYSIRASESKISRMELGRVGFKERDVTDLLTLYGVAEADQAELLALAREANRPGWWQAYSDVLPAWFLNYLDLEQAAELIRSYEIQFVPGLLQTEAYARAVITIGHGRSTKREIDRRVELRMARQTMLTRPGGPRLWAVLDEAVLLRPMGNRAIHREQLEALLKLIEAPAVQLQVVPFSAGGHAAAGGAFSILRFALEEVPDVVFLEQLTGSLYLDRPEDVDEYAAAAGRLFIDATTPERTADVIHRALRDL from the coding sequence ATGCAGCTCGGCTCGCGGTTGCGCGCGCTCCGGATCGCCGCGGACGTCACGCGCGAGGCCGCGGGCTACTCGATCCGCGCGTCCGAGTCGAAGATCAGCCGGATGGAGCTGGGCCGGGTCGGCTTCAAGGAGCGCGACGTCACGGACCTGCTCACGCTGTACGGCGTGGCCGAGGCGGACCAGGCCGAGCTGCTCGCGCTGGCCCGGGAGGCGAACCGGCCCGGCTGGTGGCAGGCGTACTCGGACGTGCTGCCCGCCTGGTTCCTCAACTACCTCGACCTGGAGCAGGCCGCGGAGCTGATCCGCAGCTACGAGATCCAGTTCGTGCCGGGCCTGCTGCAGACCGAGGCGTACGCGCGGGCCGTGATCACGATCGGGCACGGCCGCAGCACGAAACGGGAGATCGACCGCCGCGTCGAGCTGCGGATGGCCCGGCAGACCATGCTGACCCGGCCCGGCGGCCCGCGCCTGTGGGCCGTGCTGGACGAGGCCGTGCTGCTGCGCCCGATGGGCAACCGCGCGATCCACCGTGAGCAGCTCGAGGCGCTGCTGAAGCTGATCGAGGCACCGGCCGTGCAGTTGCAGGTGGTGCCGTTCAGCGCCGGCGGTCACGCGGCGGCCGGCGGCGCGTTCAGCATCCTGCGGTTCGCGCTGGAGGAGGTGCCGGACGTGGTGTTCCTGGAGCAGCTGACCGGCAGCCTCTACCTGGACCGCCCGGAGGACGTCGACGAGTACGCGGCCGCGGCCGGCCGCCTCTTCATCGACGCCACCACACCGGAACGCACCGCGGACGTCATCCACCGGGCGCTGCGCGACCTCTGA
- a CDS encoding type VII secretion target, which yields MSNGFAVSADELSLHGANVERVATGVDTAVDAARTVRTGGDAYGVLCQFFPAALGQVTDRWTVAGAAMADGLRDSARRLEVAARSYADTDEQAAQSLSRLGRRR from the coding sequence ATGAGTAACGGGTTCGCGGTCTCCGCCGACGAGCTGTCACTGCACGGCGCGAACGTCGAGCGCGTCGCGACAGGAGTGGACACCGCGGTCGACGCGGCGCGGACGGTTCGCACGGGAGGCGACGCGTACGGCGTTCTGTGCCAGTTCTTCCCGGCCGCTCTCGGACAGGTCACCGATCGCTGGACGGTTGCGGGCGCCGCCATGGCGGACGGCCTGCGGGATTCGGCCAGGCGGCTCGAGGTCGCGGCGCGCAGCTACGCAGACACGGACGAGCAGGCGGCGCAGAGCCTGAGCCGGCTGGGACGGCGCCGGTAG
- a CDS encoding AI-2E family transporter encodes MSWVATLRGRARSVLADRVRQASPPPFPVPLSRVPPDTAEEPPVVVMERAPTTDDLVPRGVRIAGSWAWRIILFVATAYLLFRVIGLLRVVIIPVAVALLLAALFEPIAAWLRRHGVSRSFAAVLVLLAALIGVFGGLGLIVQTFIAQYDDLATQVGDGIDEVQAWLTDGPLHLSQSQLNGYVEALQQQISGNQGALTTGAISTAATVGEMVTGFFLVLFTLFFMVRDGGAMWSFLCRLLPNEARLPVARAGHYSWHTLVSYVRATVFVAFVDAVGIGVGLAVMHIPLALPLTALVFLGAFVPVIGATVTGAVAVLVALVAQGPVSALIVLGIVIAVQQLEGHILQPLIMGRAVALHPLAVILAIASGAVLAGVVGTLVAVPVLAVLNTALRYLFDHPSGEPTPDRTPPGTRPAGPDDAPEPVETVDPRTL; translated from the coding sequence ATGTCCTGGGTAGCCACTCTGCGCGGCCGGGCCCGATCGGTGCTCGCCGACCGTGTGCGGCAGGCGTCGCCACCGCCGTTCCCCGTGCCGCTGTCCCGCGTGCCACCGGACACGGCCGAGGAACCACCGGTCGTGGTGATGGAACGCGCCCCGACCACGGACGACCTGGTGCCGCGCGGCGTGCGGATCGCGGGCTCCTGGGCCTGGCGGATCATCCTCTTCGTCGCGACCGCCTACCTGCTGTTCCGGGTGATCGGGCTGCTCCGCGTGGTGATCATCCCGGTGGCGGTGGCGCTGCTGCTGGCCGCGCTGTTCGAGCCGATCGCGGCCTGGCTGCGCCGGCACGGCGTCAGCCGCTCGTTCGCGGCCGTGCTGGTGCTGCTCGCCGCGCTGATCGGCGTGTTCGGCGGCCTGGGCCTGATCGTCCAGACGTTCATCGCGCAGTACGACGACCTCGCCACCCAGGTCGGCGACGGCATCGACGAGGTACAGGCCTGGCTCACCGACGGGCCGCTGCACCTGTCGCAGAGCCAGCTCAACGGGTACGTGGAGGCGCTGCAGCAGCAGATCTCCGGCAACCAGGGCGCGCTCACCACCGGTGCGATCAGCACCGCCGCGACCGTGGGCGAGATGGTCACCGGCTTCTTCCTGGTGCTGTTCACGCTGTTCTTCATGGTCCGCGACGGCGGCGCGATGTGGTCGTTCCTGTGCCGCCTGCTGCCGAACGAGGCCCGGCTGCCGGTCGCCCGGGCCGGTCACTACTCCTGGCACACGCTCGTCTCGTACGTGCGCGCCACCGTGTTCGTCGCGTTCGTGGACGCGGTCGGCATCGGCGTCGGCCTGGCCGTCATGCACATCCCGCTCGCGCTGCCGCTGACCGCGCTGGTGTTCCTCGGCGCGTTCGTCCCGGTGATCGGCGCCACCGTCACCGGCGCGGTCGCGGTGCTGGTCGCGCTGGTCGCGCAGGGCCCGGTCAGCGCGCTGATCGTGCTCGGCATCGTGATCGCCGTGCAGCAGCTGGAGGGCCACATCCTGCAACCGCTGATCATGGGCCGGGCGGTGGCGCTGCACCCGCTGGCCGTCATCCTCGCCATCGCGTCCGGTGCGGTGCTGGCCGGCGTGGTCGGCACGCTGGTCGCGGTCCCGGTGCTGGCGGTGCTGAACACGGCGCTGCGCTACCTCTTCGACCACCCGAGCGGCGAACCGACGCCGGACCGGACACCGCCGGGGACGCGGCCGGCCGGCCCGGACGACGCGCCGGAACCGGTGGAGACGGTCGACCCGCGGACACTATGA
- a CDS encoding YbaB/EbfC family nucleoid-associated protein, whose product MFEGLEFDSAIRRIDDWQEGFEERRRRAQELSGRLADLCVTVSSESGLVEVSVGSRGELRDLTLEEGIRKRSAADTAQEILRTVESAKRALRDRVQEAVTETVGADSASGRAVIAGYGFEEPR is encoded by the coding sequence ATGTTCGAAGGACTCGAATTTGATTCGGCCATTCGCCGAATCGACGACTGGCAGGAAGGCTTCGAGGAGCGCCGGCGGCGGGCGCAGGAACTGTCCGGCCGGCTCGCTGATCTGTGCGTGACCGTGAGCAGTGAGAGCGGACTGGTCGAGGTCTCGGTCGGCAGCCGTGGAGAACTGCGCGATCTCACCCTCGAGGAGGGCATCCGAAAGCGCTCCGCCGCGGATACGGCCCAGGAGATCCTGAGAACCGTCGAGTCGGCGAAGCGGGCGCTCCGCGACCGGGTGCAGGAGGCCGTCACGGAGACGGTCGGCGCCGATTCCGCGTCAGGTCGCGCGGTCATCGCCGGATACGGATTCGAGGAACCGCGATGA